From Chryseobacterium shandongense, the proteins below share one genomic window:
- a CDS encoding RNA polymerase sigma factor, producing MKIKDAEIISLMQHPRTQEKGVRALMDAYQSRLYWHIRRIIVDGDLAQDTLQETFIKAYQNFHQFKNDSQLYTWLYRIATNEALQQINKLKRMQKTDEDPEYHMQNLVADNAGEDAEDIQILLQKAIQSLPEKQKLVFMMRYYDDLPYEEISKIVDMSVGTLKTNYHYAKQKIEEYIKENYES from the coding sequence ATGAAGATTAAGGACGCGGAAATTATTTCGTTAATGCAACATCCACGAACTCAGGAAAAAGGAGTTCGCGCTTTGATGGATGCTTATCAAAGCAGACTGTATTGGCACATAAGAAGAATTATTGTGGACGGAGATCTTGCTCAGGATACTTTGCAGGAGACTTTTATTAAAGCTTATCAGAATTTTCATCAGTTTAAAAACGATAGCCAGCTTTACACATGGCTGTACAGAATTGCAACCAATGAAGCCTTACAGCAGATTAATAAACTGAAAAGAATGCAGAAAACGGATGAGGATCCGGAATACCATATGCAGAATCTTGTTGCTGATAACGCTGGAGAAGATGCGGAGGACATACAGATTTTGCTTCAGAAAGCCATACAAAGCCTGCCTGAAAAGCAGAAACTGGTATTTATGATGCGGTATTATGATGATTTGCCCTATGAAGAAATATCTAAAATTGTAGATATGTCGGTGGGGACTTTGAAAACCAATTATCATTATGCCAAACAAAAAATAGAAGAATATATTAAAGAAAATTACGAGAGTTAA